ACCTCTGACCACGATTCACTCTTCAGCTGAATTATTGGAACATTACGGCTATAAATGGACAGAGGAGAGGAAGCTTACTCATCTGTATCGCATTCAATCCTCGGTCAAATATATGACCAAGCTATTGAATGATGTTTTAATCTTGGGGAAGGCAGAAGCAGACAAAATTAAGTTACACTTAGTTCCCTTAAATTTAGAAAATTTCTGCCATAATTTGGTGGAAGAATTGCAACTCAATGACAACAGTCAGCACAAAATTATTTTTACTTGTGACTGGAGATTAGGGGCTGCTCAAGGTAAAGTAGGTCAGGGAGAAAATGAGGCCGGAGTGCATCCGGGGACGGCAGCGATGGAGAAGGCCTCAACTCAATGTCAGGAGGAGAACCACAGCCTCACTATTGGACTACATCCCGCTACGCTAACACCTCGTCAGCTCTACATGGATGAAAAGCTGTTGCGGCAAATTTTAGAGAATTTGCTGAGCAATGCCATGAAGTACTCTTCTAGCGGTAGCCGTGTTGAGTTTACACTCAGCTACTTGGAAACGCAGGTTGTTTTTCAAATTCGTGATCGCGGTATCGGAATTCCGAACGAAGATCAACAGAGATTATTTGAAACCTTCCATCGGGCAACGAATGTTGGCACCATTGCAGGGACAGGTCTGGGTCTGGCAATCGTTAAAAAGTGTGTTGATATCCACCAAGGTCAGATTGCCGTGGAGAGTGAAATCGGGGTAGGCACTATGTTTACAGTCACACTACCAATCTACAACTTGGAACCCGCTCATGAAAAAAATTCTTGTGATTGAAGACGAAGATTTCGTCCGGGAAAACATCCTAGAACTTCTCGATGTGGAAGGATTTGAGGCCATTGGCGCAGAAAATGGTCAAGTCGGACTCAATTTAGCCAAAGGCATCATTCCTGATTTGATTGTGTGCGATGTGATGATGCCTGGATTAGACGGTTACGGCGTTCTGAGAGCGATACGTCAAGACGCACTCACGGCTTCGATTCCTTTTATCTTTTTAACGGCGAAAGCGGCGAAAGCGGATTTTCGTCAGGGAATGGAATTAGGAGCTGATGATTATATTACCAAACCGTTTACGAGAGCAGAACTCTTAGGTGCGATCACCAGCCGATTGAAAAAACAAGCTACTCTCGAAACCCTCTACAACTCCGAACTCCAACAAGCCAAAGCAGAAATCAATTACTTAATTCACCATGACAGTTTGACTCACTTACCGAATCAACTGTCCTTGCGAGAGCAGTTTAAGCAGGTACAATCCCAAGATATCAGCAATGAAAAATTAGTAACCGTTCTGTCTCTCGATTTAGACCGATTTAACCAGATTAACGATAACCTGGGTCAGGCTGTAGCTGATGTATTGCTCAAAGCCGTCGCTGAACGGATCAAGACTTGTGTTGGCAGCCTAGGTATAGTGGCTCGCTTAAATACCACTCAATTTGCCATTATCCTAGCGTTCGCTCAGCAAGATGCCTGTTCTACACAGTATAAAAGAGAGGTAGGTAATCTTGCCCAAACTCTCCTGAACAGCCTCTCCCAAACCTTTGAGTTAGCGAATCAAGAACTGTTTATCACCGCTAGTATTGGCATCGCTCTTTATCCCCGTGATGGTACAGAGATTGAACAATTACTCAATCATGCCAATACAGCATTGACTCAAGCCAAGCAACATGGAGGCAATCAATATCAGTTTTACTCCACTGCCTTTAACATCGGCTCTTCGGATCGTCTTGCTTTACAAAGCAGTCTCCGACATGCCTTAGAACGCCAAGAACTCTTGCTCTACTATCAACCTCAAGTAAATTTGAAAACGGGGCAAATTGTCGGTGCAGAAGCGCTCGTGCGTTGGCAGCATCCAGATCGGGGTCTTATATCACCCGATAAGTTTATCCCGATCGCGGAAGAAACGGGGCTGATTGTACCGATTGGAGAATGGGTGTTGAAGACCGCTTGCCAGCAAACCAAAGTCTGGCAAAATGCGGGTTTTAGTCATTTACGAATAGCCGTAAACTTATCAAGCCGTCAATTCAGTCAAATTGACTTGCGCCATCAGTTAGTTGCTATCCTCATGGAAACAGGACTAGACCCTAAATATATCGAATTAGAACTCACTGAAAGCATGTTGGTACACAATACAGAGGTGGCAATCCGGAGGTTAAATGCCTTAAAGTCTCTCGGTGTGGAAATCGCCATTGATGATTTTGGCACCGGATATTCTTCTTTAAGTTACTTGCAGCAATTTCCCTTCGATATCTTAAAAATTGACCGTTGCTTCATCCAGAATATTACGGACAATCCCAACAATGCAGCCATTACTAAAGCCATTATTGAAATGGCCAAAACTCTAAATCTTAAATTGATGGCAGAGGGCGTCGAAACCGAAGCAGAACTTTCTTTTGTTTGCCAAAATCACTGTGATGGAATGCAAGGTTATTTGTTCAGTCGCCCCTTGCCTAGCCATGATTTTGAACAATTACTAAAGAAGAATAAGCGTTTACCACTCCCCATTAACTCAAGCAAGTAGAGGATTGTGAAAAGATAAAGCGATGAAGAAGATTTTGGTGATTGAGGACGAGCAATCCGTGCGAGAGAATCTCCTGGACTTGCTGGATGCTGAAGATTTCGAGGCAATTGGTGCGGCAGATGGCAAAGTAGGTGTTGAGTTAGCGAATACTCATCTGCCCGATTTGATTATTTGTGATGTGATGATGCCCGAACTGGATGGTTTTGGGGTCTTGACTGCCTTGCGCTCTTCCCCAGTTACCGAAACGATTCCCTTTATTTTTCTCACGGCAAAATCGGACAAAATGGATCTACGTCAGGGGATGTCTCTGGGTGCAGATGATTACCTGACGAAGCCATTTACTAGAACGGAATTACTGGGAGCTATTTCGGTTCGTTTTGAAAAAAAAGCCACGTTGGAGAAGCATTCTCAGAAAAAATTAGATGAGTTACGTAACAGCATTACCTTATCCCTGCCTCACGAACTACGAACTCCCTTAAATGTTATTCTTGGTCTTTCCGAACTTTTGGTAGAGGAATCGGATATTTTGGAACGCCAAGAAGTTGGGGAAATGGCGCAAGGAATTCATAAATCGGCTGAACGTTTATTAAGGCTGATTCAAAATTTTCTATTGTATGCAGAACTGGAACTCATGACTACAGATTCTGAGCAAATCCAGGCATTGCAAAACGGTCAGGTTAGTTCAGCAGCTTCAGTTATCGAAGAGATTAGTATTCGTCAAGCGCATCAGGCCGGTAGAGAAGCCGATTTACAGTTGGAATTGCAAGATTCTAGCGTTCAGATTGCCAAAGTTAGACTAGAAAAAATTATTGAAGAACTAGTTAATAATGCCTTTAAGTATTCTTTGGCAGGCACACCCGTTCGCATCTTTGCCGCTCCAATGGAGCAGATGTTTACTTTATCCGTAACCGATTGCGGCAGAGGAATGACAGCCGCGCAAATTGCTCAAGTAGGAGCGTATATGCAATTTGAGCGTAAACTTTACGAACAACAAGGTTCAGGCTTAGGACTGGCGATTGCTAAACGCCTGACTCAACTGCTAGGTGGAGAATTAACCCTGGAGAGCATACCCGAAAAACAAACCACGGTGAGAGTTGTGCTGCCGATTTGATCGGTGAGTCATCAGACACAGGGTTGAAGGTTAGAAGGTTAAGTAAATACTCCAAATTCGGTAAACTCGGAAATGTACCGTCAGACACAGGCGGAATATTTATCGTTTGCCGAGAACCTCGATTTAGTTTTGAAGCTATGGCAGGACACAGTAAATGGGCGAATATTAAGCGTCAGAAAGCGAGAGTGGATGCAGTAAAGGGGAAAACCTTTGCTAAACTCTCACGGGAGATTATTGTTGCGGCTCGCATGGGTGTTCCTGATCCGGAAGGTAATTTCCGGCTACGTACCGCTATTGACAAAGCCAAGGCGGCGGGAATCCCCAACGACAATATTGATCGGGCGATTGCTAAAGGTTCTGGACAACTGGGCAACGATAACGACAATCTGGAAGAAATTCGCTACGAAGGTTATGGCCCTAGCGGTGTCGCTATTTTAATTGAGGCGCTGACAGATAATCGCAATCGCACGGCGGCTGATTTGCGGGCGGCGTTCACGAAAAATGGGGGTAATCTCGGTGAGACTGGTTGCGTCTCCTGGATGTTTGAGCAAAAAGGCGTCGTTGTT
This portion of the Microcoleus sp. AS-A8 genome encodes:
- a CDS encoding response regulator is translated as MKKILVIEDEQSVRENLLDLLDAEDFEAIGAADGKVGVELANTHLPDLIICDVMMPELDGFGVLTALRSSPVTETIPFIFLTAKSDKMDLRQGMSLGADDYLTKPFTRTELLGAISVRFEKKATLEKHSQKKLDELRNSITLSLPHELRTPLNVILGLSELLVEESDILERQEVGEMAQGIHKSAERLLRLIQNFLLYAELELMTTDSEQIQALQNGQVSSAASVIEEISIRQAHQAGREADLQLELQDSSVQIAKVRLEKIIEELVNNAFKYSLAGTPVRIFAAPMEQMFTLSVTDCGRGMTAAQIAQVGAYMQFERKLYEQQGSGLGLAIAKRLTQLLGGELTLESIPEKQTTVRVVLPI
- a CDS encoding EAL domain-containing protein — encoded protein: MKKILVIEDEDFVRENILELLDVEGFEAIGAENGQVGLNLAKGIIPDLIVCDVMMPGLDGYGVLRAIRQDALTASIPFIFLTAKAAKADFRQGMELGADDYITKPFTRAELLGAITSRLKKQATLETLYNSELQQAKAEINYLIHHDSLTHLPNQLSLREQFKQVQSQDISNEKLVTVLSLDLDRFNQINDNLGQAVADVLLKAVAERIKTCVGSLGIVARLNTTQFAIILAFAQQDACSTQYKREVGNLAQTLLNSLSQTFELANQELFITASIGIALYPRDGTEIEQLLNHANTALTQAKQHGGNQYQFYSTAFNIGSSDRLALQSSLRHALERQELLLYYQPQVNLKTGQIVGAEALVRWQHPDRGLISPDKFIPIAEETGLIVPIGEWVLKTACQQTKVWQNAGFSHLRIAVNLSSRQFSQIDLRHQLVAILMETGLDPKYIELELTESMLVHNTEVAIRRLNALKSLGVEIAIDDFGTGYSSLSYLQQFPFDILKIDRCFIQNITDNPNNAAITKAIIEMAKTLNLKLMAEGVETEAELSFVCQNHCDGMQGYLFSRPLPSHDFEQLLKKNKRLPLPINSSK
- a CDS encoding YebC/PmpR family DNA-binding transcriptional regulator: MAGHSKWANIKRQKARVDAVKGKTFAKLSREIIVAARMGVPDPEGNFRLRTAIDKAKAAGIPNDNIDRAIAKGSGQLGNDNDNLEEIRYEGYGPSGVAILIEALTDNRNRTAADLRAAFTKNGGNLGETGCVSWMFEQKGVVVLAGAVAEEQLLEASLEGGAQTYELSEEEDTPVAEVFTEVSNLEILNQTLKEKGLPVREAELRWIPSNTIEVTEPDLARSLLKLMDALEDLDDVQSVTANFEMADELMSLTMV